In one Brassica oleracea var. oleracea cultivar TO1000 chromosome C9, BOL, whole genome shotgun sequence genomic region, the following are encoded:
- the LOC106314302 gene encoding uncharacterized protein LOC106314302 — protein MLCDWMEDIWLIPIPPKIRVFLWNIVQRALPLGETLASRGISTTSFACTHCGDRETANHLFLTCPFARQVWNQTPIHNVINIIDSADFQGALKDSKKTMNLPPTGMRMGSLFPWICWNIWIARNHKIFQNRYFEAKEVLSKAVADALEWQTAQEQPITSLATEQNTIAQPPPPQANPDIITVNTNAAWKESEQKAGLAWLFSDNTCMILVQGTSLELYVPSPLVAEGLAIREALLQAQALGFNKLSIKSDAQIIIRAINRRDPIKELCGILEDILNLSCYLSVSSFNFISRKDNMIVDALAKRVLVETIVV, from the coding sequence ATGCTATGTGACTGGATGGAAGACATTTGGCTGATCCCCATCCCACCCAAGATAAGAGTTTTTCTTTGGAATATAGTACAACGCGCTCTACCGTTGGGAGAGACTCTAGCTTCAAGAGGTATCTCAACAACGAGCTTCGCTTGCACCCATTGTGGAGATAGAGAGACGGCGAACCATCTATTCTTGACTTGTCCTTTTGCGAGACAGGTTTGGAACCAGACCCCGATCCATAATGTGATAAACATAATTGATTCTGCAGATTTTCAAGGAGCCCTCAAAGACTCAAAGAAGACCATGAACCTTCCTCCTACAGGAATGAGAATGGGATCTCTTTTTCCATGGATATGCTGGAACATATGGATTGCTAGGAACCATAAGATATTTCAGAACAGGTATTTTGAGGCGAAGGAGGTCCTCTCGAAAGCGGTTGCGGACGCACTGGAATGGCAAACAGCTCAGGAGCAGCCAATCACTAGCTTGGCCACTGAGCAGAACACAATTGCTCAACCCCCTCCTCCCCAAGCGAACCCAGATATCATCACGGTGAACACAAATGCAGCTTGGAAGGAATCAGAACAGAAAGCTGGGTTGGCTTGGCTGTTCTCGGATAACACATGCATGATCCTGGTGCAGGGAACCTCGCTGGAACTCTACGTCCCCTCCCCGTTAGTGGCAGAGGGCTTGGCGATAAGAGAAGCATTACTCCAAGCGCAAGCTCTTGGTTTCAACAAACTAAGTATCAAATCAGACGCTCAGATCATCATCAGAGCTATCAATAGGAGAGACCCAATCAAGGAACTTTGTGGAATCCTTGAGGATATCCTAAACTTGTCTTGTTACCTCTCTGTTTCCTCTTTCAATTTTATTTCTCGCAAAGACAATATGATCGTTGATGCTCTTGCTAAGAGAGTATTAGTTGAGACAATCGTTGTGTAA
- the LOC106313250 gene encoding uncharacterized protein LOC106313250, translating to MDANKFFVLFLSIALLLGTCTKVDGEEQLVSNLTDTSVSQIVTDSKSIDHSTNTTHQLGGSETKPIDSTSQKSIGGSDGGESSKEEEAKSNSSSRKKQGEDCDPSYMCSDEQHLFLACLRVPGDDDAPHLSLLIKNKAKSVLDLTLTAPSFVRLETNKVQLLESQDTKVKVSIKKGGSNDSAIVLTSGNGGHCSLYLKDLAAAGHDTGKDSTVAVSRPSILNISSRTLIVIAMISFLVLSLVIIPVIYHVYRTKSQGKSKYQRLDMELPVSNTPLVSKSDQETGDDGWNNNWGDDWGDGDEEQPNTPVLPLTPSVSSRGLAPRRLSKEGWKD from the exons ATGGATGCGAATAAATTCTTCGTGTTGTTTCTCTCTATAGCTTTGCTTTTGGGGACTTGTACTAAG GTTGATGGAGAGGAACAACTTGTCTCGAATTTGACAGATACAAGTGTATCTCAGATTGTTACTGATTCTAAGAGTATAGATCATTCTACTAACACCACCCATCAATTGGGTGGATCTGAGACCAAGCCTATTGATAGTACGAGTCAAAAGAGTATAGGAGGAAGCGATGGAGGTGAAAGCAGTAAGGAGGAGGAAGCTAAGAGCAACTCGTCTTCAAGGAAGAAACAAGGTGAAGACTGTGATCCATCTTATATGTGTTCTGATGAGCAACATCTGTTTCTCGCTTGTCTCCGTGTCCCTGGTGATGATG ATGCGCCTCATCTCTCTCTCCTGATTAAGAACAAAGCCAAAAGTGTATTGGATCTTACTTTAACTGCTCCCAGTTTCGTCCGCTTAGAGACCAATAAAGTTCAGCTTCTTGAAAGCCAAGACACAAAG GTGAAAGTCTCTATTAAGAAGGGAGGGTCCAACGATAGCGCAATCGTACTCACTTCTGGTAATGGTGGCCATTGCAGCCTTTACCTAAAAGATTTGGCCGCTGCAGGACATGATACAGGAAAGGACAGTACAGTGGCTGTTTCTCGCCCTTCAATACTCAACATCAGCTCGCGAACACTCATCGTGATCGCCATGATTTCCTTCCTGGTTCTCTCCCTTGTCATCATCCCAGTGATCTACCACGTTTACAGGACCAAGTCGCAGGGAAAAAGCAAATACCAGAGGCTCGACATGGAGTTGCCAGTCTCTAACACCCCATTGGTATCAAAATCGGATCAGGAAACGGGTGATGACGGATGGAACAATAACTGGGGAGATGATTGGGGCGATGGAGATGAAGAGCAGCCGAATACTCCAGTGTTACCACTCACACCGAGTGTTTCTTCTAGAGGACTTGCTCCTAGACGACTCAGTAAAGAAGGTTGGAAAGATTAG